From the Gymnogyps californianus isolate 813 chromosome 2, ASM1813914v2, whole genome shotgun sequence genome, one window contains:
- the JCAD gene encoding junctional cadherin 5-associated protein, with protein MFSVEDLLISHGYKLSKNPPVSYENRYDGYRHEIAGNRSAQRMLNGFEAESRAGAYSKKPLVKTNSSSTESSHGSQGRQAGPGYHHDLQGLSTFHTSEGGVYDRPQLAWSSQPKTDKDLAYWRRRGQDFSVLLGYSQKAGVEMKGLAAAPGAPRHPKESQLKVGMGAGYVRRSGLQESCEVPGDCKWQSLGMESWSQPKKVGRQMSEGDREKLLQELYSLTLGDNVLSTHNKGKSQSLPRVLSPENMRCVEMPSLTNSNNSLSITKTPSYPPNRLSVEPAKHHETGGHFLPLVKPKYGRPLKPPSYELQRQTRAPVETTGFQDHYQKDEPVSYLAKVNEPRQDACIQDSGLEPPVYVPPPSYKSPPHQNVTTHPLNEVPNSDTYASSDQQGPAERVVPCQRPAMNTFEAGVDPCKDNHLPHGKQSHARRPADYLRSVQYIPFDDPRIRHIKIAPPEGLQDNAEYTENACSPSSGALQERDLEVQYNSAFSDASNLSSSAKGERTSDSSTHGNRWLAPSIQDQENCALLDQRDSCSTTNHSPRNEASADYTKGKLSVRNSHMDSTCETVTKVKKFEPGTGMQSKKSSKKKMNETIFCLVSIPVKSESNLPDTDRNNNITQSPDKNGFDNNGALQEQSLLSMSSTDLELQALTGSMTNKNELQKQELWRPEEFKQMNDLRFIQPTKHRELKYSGSWPGDQYKDQQTQTSFTEEPKSPQFFHGTKPGQPNSNKLLSPKLLGRTASMTGSKQTRLPSDERSCRLSAYGMKGQMYLSQSSNSAFSRTATSVLQAPSPKAHQSQPVPAQEREPSFLSKGDVVKGEAGAPCNSKELFGQFLLKPVSRRPWDAISELESFNKELQGQEESTSSDEDLESARASPQAGALTQRRASRNEKSNQEPKHGGKSEMVVPEVPVFKSERVKSKSESWSVGTEHGGKPGCLGSQGSSQPGGSSEGVGPADGSLITEMTGEAKSRTSKQAVRVGPLKRFLSSSPSSSCHSNPFNNPVLQEMSEDQNYLDFVKLSKGVTPTNDTVLERGSVVRLSLTKRNQGRSEPDLRSVGLDVAPGPGANNSDHSSNANAVEIPVNESLQARAARILGIDIAVESLLPDDHVGPHPGTSPANDAQDFKSSVGSTVSDKEGKKEGSYEGRRKCGWTESALFVRVGGQSLRPDECQTTHQKASAKTVVTEQVLEQPVSPSQGEDQNLVCKSAVYQHSEKRVRSTSKVIETLQGKLTSPPSRTAMDRLVRMKEVDSVSRMRRLSIKSADSGEEVDEEKLSRVQEERGSKLASSGAVSKRVISLSENGYLGGMDKKKIDRDFSLDTYDPTKVEKV; from the exons GGTTTATGACAGGCCTCAATTAGCATGGTCTTCCCAGCCCAAGACTGATAAAGATCTCGCCTACTGGAGAAGACGAGGACAGGACTTCAGTGTGCTCCTGGGCTATTCCCAGAAAGCTGGTGTGGAAATGAAaggcctggctgcagccccgggggcACCCCGGCACCCCAAGGAGAGTCAGCTGAAGGTGGGGATGGGTGCAGGGTACGTCAGAAGAAGCGGCTTGCAGGAGAGCTGCGAAGTGCCTGGCGACTGCAAATGGCAAAGTCTGGGAATGGAAAGCTGGAGCCAGCCAAAAAAGGTAGGGAGGCAAATGTCCGAGGGTGACAGGGAGAAGCTGCTTCAAGAGCTGTATTCACTGACCCTGGGAGACAATGTACTGAGCACCCACAACAAGGGGAAATCGCAGTCATTGCCAAGGGTCCTTTCGCCCGAGAACATGAGGTGCGTGGAAATGCCCTCCCTGACCAACAGTAACAACTCGCTCAGCATAACTAAAACCCCCTCCTATCCCCCAAACAGACTGAGTGTGGAACCAGCCAAGCACCATGAAACGGGAGGCCATTTCCTTCCCCTGGTGAAACCCAAGTATGGGAGACCTCTCAAGCCTCCGTCCTATGAACTGCAGCGGCAGACCAGGGCACCTGTGGAAACCACGGGTTTCCAGGACCACTACCAGAAAGACGAACCCGTCTCCTACTTAGCCAAAGTTAATGAGCCAAGGCAAGATGCTTGCATTCAAGACTCTGGTTTGGAGCCCCCGGTCTACGTACCTCCTCCTTCTTACAAATCCCCACCTCACCAAAATGTGACCACGCATCCCCTCAATGAAGTGCCTAACTCCGACACGTATGCCAGCAGCGATCAGCAGGGTCCTGCAGAGCGGGTTGTCCCCTGCCAACGACCAGCCATGAATACTTTTGAAGCGGGGGTTGACCCTTGCAAAGACAACCATCTTCCTCACGGGAAGCAAAGCCATGCAAGGCGCCCTGCTGACTACCTGCGTTCTGTTCAGTATATTCCTTTTGATGATCCTCGGATACGACATATTAAAATTGCACCACCGGAAGGTCTGCAGGACAATGCTGAATACACTGAAAATGCATGTAGTCCTAGTTCTGGTGCTTTGCAAGAGAGAGATCTTGAAGTACAGTACAACAGTGCCTTTTCGGATGCATCAAACTTGTCCAGTTCTGCAAAGGGAGAAAGAACTTCCGACAGCTCCACCCATGGCAACAGATGGTTGGCACCATCCATCCAAGATCAGGAAAATTGTGCCTTGCTGGACCAAAGAGACAGTTGTAGCACAACTAATCACAGCCCCCGTAACGAAGCCAGCGCGGACTACACGAAAGGCAAACTTTCTGTAAGAAATTCACATATGGACAGCACCTGTGAGACTGttacaaaagtgaaaaagtttGAACCTGGAACTGGGATGCAGAGCAAAAagagttcaaagaaaaaaatgaatgaaactaTATTTTGTTTGGTCTCTATCCCAGTTAAATCAGAATCCAATCTGCCAGATACAGATAGGAACAACAACATAACCCAGAGCCCTGATAAGAATGGGTTTGATAACAATGGGGCTTTGCAAGAACAAAGTCTCTTAAGTATGTCTTCAACGGACTTGGAGTTACAAGCACTTACAGGAAGCATGACCAATAAAAATGAGTTACAAAAACAAGAGCTGTGGAGACCAGAAGAGTTCAAACAAATGAATGACCTCAGATTTATTCAGCCTACAAAACACAGAGAGCTCAAATACTCTGGCTCCTGGCCAGGTGATCAGTACAAAGACCAGCAGACACAGACAAGTTTCACCGAAGAACCTAAAAGCCCACAATTTTTCCATGGTACAAAGCCTGGACAGCCCAATAGTAACAAACTGCTGTCTCCAAAGCTCCTAGGACGTACAGCATCCATGACAGGGTCAAAACAGACAAGGTTACCTTCTGACGAGAGAAGCTGCAGACTGAGTGCTTACGGTATGAAGGGTCAGATGTACCTCAGCCAGTCTAGCAACAGTGCATTTTCCAGGACTGCCACCTCAGTCCTTCAGGCCCCCTCCCCAAAAGCCCACCAGAGCCAGCCCGTGCCTGCCCAGGAGAGGGAACCCAGCTTTCTTTCCAAGGGAGATGTAGTTAAGGGAGAAGCAGGAGCTCCCTGCAACAGTAAAGAGCTGTTTGGGCAGTTCCTGTTGAAGCCTGTAAGTCGCCGTCCCTGGGATGCAATAAGTGAGCTAGAAAGTTTTAACAAGGAGCTgcaagggcaggaggagagcacaAGCAGTGACGAAGATTTGGAAAGTGCTAGAGCTTCTCCGCAGGCAGGTGCCCTTACACAGAGGAGGGCATCCAGAAATGAGAAGTCGAATCAGGAGCCAAAACACGGTGGGAAATCAGAAATGGTTGTGCCAGAGGTGCCTGTATTTAAGTCAGAAAGAGTTAAAAGTAAGTCTGAAAGCTGGAGTGTGGGGACGGAGCATGGTGGCAAGCCAGGCTGCCTTGGCTCTCAAGGCTCCTCGCAGCCGGGAGGGAGCAGTGAAGGAGTCGGGCCAGCAGATGGAAGTCTGATAACAGAAATGACAGGGGAAGCCAAGAGCAGAACAAGCAAGCAGGCAGTTCGTGTGGGCCCTCTCAAGAGATTTTTGTCCAGTAGCCCAAGCAGTTCATGTCACAGTAATCCTTTCAATAACCCTGTCTTGCAGGAGATGAGCGAAGACCAAAATTACCTAGACTTTGTTAAACTGAGCAAAGGTGTAACTCCCACAAATGATACAGTATTAGAGAGAGGCTCGGTAGTACGCTTGTCACTAACGAAGAGGAACCAAGGGCGCTCTGAGCCGGATTTGAGGTCAGTGGGACTTGATGTAGCCCCAGGACCTGGTGCTAACAATTCTGATCACTcttcaaatgcaaatgcagtGGAAATCCCTGTGAATGAGTCATTGCAGGCAAGAGCTGCAAGAATTTTAGGTATAGATATAGCAGTGGAGTCTCTCCTTCCGGATGACCACGTTGGGCCCCACCCAGGCACTAGCCCTGCAAACGATGCCCAGGACTTCAAGTCATCAGTGGGGAGCACAGTAAGtgacaaagaaggaaaaaaagagggttCTTATGAAGGCAGACGAAAATGTGGCTGGACAGAGAGTGCTCTCTTTGTCAGAGTGGGAGGCCAGTCTTTACGCCCTGATGAATGCCAGACCACTCACCAGAAAGCCAGCGCTAAAACAGTGGTAACTGAGCAAGTTCTTGAGCAACCTGTGAGTCCTAGCCAAGGTGAGGACCAAAACTTGGTTTGCAAGTCAGCTGTGTATCAGCATTCAGAAAAGAGAGTTAGAAGCACCTCGAAAGTGATAGAAACACTCCAGGGCAAGCTCACTTCTCCACCTAGCCGGACTGCCATGGATCGCTTAGTGCGAATGAAAGAAGTTGACTCTGTGTCCCGGATGAGACGTCTGAGCATTAAGAGTGCAGACTCAGGAGAGGAGGTGGATGAGGAGAAGCTGTCGAGGGtacaagaagagagaggaagcaaACTGGCAAGCTCAGGGGCTGTTTCCAAGCGTGTTATCTCTCTCAGTGAAAACGGATATTTAGGTGGAATGGACAAGAAGAAGATCgacagagatttttctttag atacgTATGACCCCACCAAAGTTGAAAAGGTGTGA